Proteins from a genomic interval of Rosa chinensis cultivar Old Blush chromosome 2, RchiOBHm-V2, whole genome shotgun sequence:
- the LOC112184178 gene encoding uncharacterized protein LOC112184178, with translation MESEFEMSMCGELTFFLGLQVRQIDTGLFLSQTKYAKNLIKKFGLESKKTVSNPISTTIKLSEDQNGKSVDHTLYRSMIGSLLYLTASRPDISYSVGVCARFQANPKESHLEAVKRIIRYISGTVDCGIFYTFDTNVEIAGYSDADWGGNLKDRKSTSGGCFFIGNNLVAWHSKKQNCISLSTAEAEYVAAGSCCTQMLWMKQLLHDYGIPKGLSINLYFSPWFAQSTQLDLVDIAACLI, from the exons ATGGAAAGTGagtttgaaatgagcatgtgtggtgaaCTAACTTTCTTTCTTGGACTGCAAGTAAGGCAGATAGACACAGGtttgtttctctctcaaacAAAATACGCTAAAAATCTGATCAAGAAATTTGGTCTTGAATCTAAGAAGACAGTGAGCAATCCCATTAGTACCACTATTAAGCTGAGCGAAGACCAGAATGGGAAATCAGTTGATCACACACTATATCGCAGCATGATAGGTAGTTTGCTCTATCTCACTGCCAGCAGACCTGACATATCTTACAGTGTAGGAGTGTGCGCACGCTTTCAAGCTAATCCTAAAGAATCACACTTGGAAGCTGTCAAGAGAATCATTCGCTATATATCAGGTACAGTTGACTGTGGAATTTTCTATACCTTTGATACTAACGTGGAAATTGCAGGATATTCTGACGCTGACTGGGGAGGAAACTTAAAGGATAGAAAAAGTACCTCCGGGGGATGTTTCTTCATTGGCAACAATCTGGTTGCCTGgcatagcaagaaacaaaattgcatcTCTCTATCTACTGCAGAAGCTGAGTATGTTGCAGCTGGGAGTTGTTGCACGCAAATGCTGTGGATGAAACAATTGCTTCATGATTATGGCATTCCGAAAG GTTTGTCAATTAACTTGTATTTCTCACCATGGTTCGCACAAAGCACACAACTCGACTTGGTGGACATCGCCGCCTGCCTCATCTAG